One window of Camelina sativa cultivar DH55 chromosome 4, Cs, whole genome shotgun sequence genomic DNA carries:
- the LOC104782225 gene encoding uncharacterized protein LOC104782225 isoform X2, whose translation MAKSNRSKASERVIGNGEVTPIQVAFLVDRYLCDNRFSKTRSLFRSEASSLISNSPVREVPNSLLPLNEILNEYILLKKEKMMIDQEKSKLDQEKSRVQNLLNGMQDVMNAYNSTVASPPPPPPADIQVVAASTSKQNNNFGVSSSGCTVYNTANVIMPVSLPGNKRVGSFTAPCLSQSTTKKRKSPEVSLGAPSVSRKGVKKLQQADKVVANYLTFQTSSEIQMPVNNGVANKSSDLMPSVAKCLFNKSDMLSPPTSSACPRTPQKQASNQSDRSVSPQQEVTPTNCTIVTKERITVSPLKQIGSYTVERSHMVSSFSPVKSNLKMSSKRDHVKGRLNFDDTEATMHLDAPVTADMVSTSSSGSEAEADLFDIDFSNIDLLSEDFSFSELLVDFDLGCEGMLDPCLPQPSNFHIESASGSSPESRNTNLEPDQVVSEYTSTVTEMTQGKDMNTQGSDSMTTVKSITKCLRILSPAKNCIERVTID comes from the exons ATGGCGAAATCAAACAGATCCAAGGCTTCAGAGCGTGTAATAGGCAACGGTGAAGTAACTCCGATTCAAGTCGCGTTCCTCGTCGATCGATACCTTTGCGATAATCGCTTCTCAAAAACCCGTTCCCTTTTCAGATCTGAAGCTTCTTCTCTCATCTCTAACTCTCCTGTTCGCGAA GTTCCGAACAGTTTGTTACCTCTGAATGAGATTTTAAACGAATACATCCTTctcaagaaggagaagatgatgatagatCAGGAGAAATCGAAACTGGATCAAGAGAAATCTCGTGTTCAGAATCTGTTGAATGGGATGCAGGATGTGATGAATGCTTATAACTCCACCGTCGcttcacctcctcctcctcctccggcgGATATCCAAGTGGTTGCTGCTTCGACTTCtaaacagaacaacaactttggtGTCTCTTCTTCAG GATGCACTGTGTACAACACAGCTAATGTAATAATGCCAGTATCATTACCAGGAAACAAAAGAGTTGGGAGTTTCACTGCACCTTGTTTAAGTCAGTCTACTACCAAAAAGCGAAAGAGTCCTGAGGTTTCTCTTGGAGCTCCTTCTGTTTCTAGGAAAG gGGTGAAAAAGCTCCAACAAGCTGATAAGGTGGTGGCTAATTACTTGACGTTTCAAACATCATCTGAAATACAAATGCCTGTGAACAACGGTGTAGCTAATAAGTCGTCTGATCTTATGCCAAGTGTGGCAAAGTGTTTGTTTAACAAATCAGACATGTTGTCTCCTCCGACCAGTTCAGCTTGTCCGAGGACACCGCAAAAGCAAGCATCTAATCAAAGTGATAGGTCTGTCAGTCCCCAGCAAGAAGTTACTCCTACAAACTGCACAATTGTTACCAAGGAGAGAATCACAGTCAGTCCTCTCAAACAAATTGGTTCTTATACAGTGGAAAGGAGCCatatggtttcttctttttcgcCTGTGAAGTCTAATCTGAAAATGTCGAGTAAAAGAGATCATGTGAAAGGAAGGCTCAACTTCGATGACACTGAAGCCACAATGCACTTAGATGCACCTGTTACTGCTGATATGGTTTCAACTTCCTCATCTGGCTCTGAAGCAGAAGCTGATTTGTTTGACATAGATTTTTCCAACATAGATCTTCTCAGTGAAGACTTTTCATTTTCAGAGCTACTAGTTGATTTCGATCTTGGTTGTGAAGGAATGCTAGACCCTTGCCTTCCACAACCATCTAATTTCCACATAGAGAGTGCTTCAGG GTCATCTCCTGAATCAAGAAACACGAATCTAGAGCCTGACCAGGTTGTATCAGAGTATACATCAACAGTAACAGAAATGACACAAGGGAAAGACATGAACACACAAG GATCTGACTCCATGACTACTGTGAAGTCTATAACAAAATGCTTACGAATCTTAAGTCCTG CCAAGAATTGCATAGAGAGAGTCACAATTGACTGA
- the LOC104782230 gene encoding heme-binding-like protein At3g10130, chloroplastic isoform X2: MLTTRLPLVTERTKLINTSSMGIVSGKTYIMGMVFGKIVVETPKYTVTKSGDGYEIREYPPAVAAEVTYDASEFKGDKDGGFQVLAKYIGVFGKPENEKPETIAMTAPVITKEGEKIAMTAPVITKESEKIEMTSPVVTKEEGGGGGGKTKMVTMQFLLPSKYTKAEEAPRPTDERVVIREEGGRKYGVVKFSGTTSESVVSDKVKKLTSDLEKDGFKITGDFVLARYNPPWTLPPFRTNEVMIPVE, encoded by the exons ATGCTAACCACACGTTTGCCTTTAGTAACCGAAAGAACAAAACTGATAAATACTTCTTCTATGGGAATTGTTTCTGGTAAAACTTACATAATGGGTATGGTTTTTGGTAAAATCGTTGTCGAGACTCCCAAATACACGGTGACTAAATCCGGCGACGGTTACGAGATCCGTGAATATCCACCGGCGGTTGCGGCGGAGGTTACGTACGACGCGTCGGAGTTTAAAG GTGATAAAGACGGAGGCTTTCAGGTTCTGGCTAAGTACATAGGCGTATTTGGCAAACCGGAGAACGAGAAGCCGGAGACGATTGCTATGACTGCTCCGGTGATCACGAAGGAAGGTGAGAAGATTGCGATGACTGCTCCTGTGATCACCAAGGAGAGTGAGAAGATTGAGATGACTTCTCCGGTGGTGACTAAGGAGgaaggtggtggaggaggagggaaGACGAAGATGGTTACGATGCAGTTTTTGTTGCCGTCTAAGTACACGAAGGCGGAGGAGGCGCCGCGTCCGACGGATGAGAGGGTTGTGATTAGGGAGGAAGGTGGGAGGAAGTACGGTGTGGTTAAGTTCAGTGGTACGACGTCGGAGAGTGTGGTTAGTGATAAGGTGAAGAAGCTTACGAGTGATCTTGAGAAAGATGGGTTTAAGATCACAGGCGATTTCGTTCTTGCTAGGTATAATCCTCCATGGACGTTACCACCGTTCAGGACCAATGAGGTCATGATTCCCGTTGAATGA
- the LOC104782228 gene encoding protein transport protein yos1-like isoform X1, with the protein MNLMVQVRNRSQASSFQQDFSNTHLISSHLIIMGFWTLMEGLLLFANALAILNEDRFLAPKGWTLAELHQTGKRNSLKGQIIGLIHACHYMRLPLMLFNLIVIVFKLFSG; encoded by the exons ATGAATTTGATGGTTCAAGTTAGAAACAGATCGCAAGCTTCGTCTTTTCAACAAGATTTCTCCAAtactcatctcatctcatctcaccT AATAATCATGGGCTTCTGGACGCTGATGGAAGGATTGTTGCTATTTGCAAATGCATTGGCTATCCTCAACGAAGACCGTTTTCTAGCTCCCAAAGGATGGACACTTGCAGAGCTCCACCAAACTGGGAAAAGAAACTCTCTCAAAGGCCAAATCATCGGTCTCATCCACGCCTGCCATTACATGAGGCTTCCTCTCATGCTCTTTAACTTAATTGTCATTGTCTTTAAGCTTTTCTCCGGTTAA
- the LOC104782228 gene encoding protein transport protein yos1-like isoform X2 produces the protein MGFWTLMEGLLLFANALAILNEDRFLAPKGWTLAELHQTGKRNSLKGQIIGLIHACHYMRLPLMLFNLIVIVFKLFSG, from the coding sequence ATGGGCTTCTGGACGCTGATGGAAGGATTGTTGCTATTTGCAAATGCATTGGCTATCCTCAACGAAGACCGTTTTCTAGCTCCCAAAGGATGGACACTTGCAGAGCTCCACCAAACTGGGAAAAGAAACTCTCTCAAAGGCCAAATCATCGGTCTCATCCACGCCTGCCATTACATGAGGCTTCCTCTCATGCTCTTTAACTTAATTGTCATTGTCTTTAAGCTTTTCTCCGGTTAA
- the LOC104782227 gene encoding heme-binding-like protein At3g10130, chloroplastic: MLTTRLPLVTERTKLINTSSMGIVSGKTYIMGMVFGKIVVETPKYTVTKSGDGYEIREYPPAVAAEVTYDASEFKGDKDGGFQVLAKYIGVFGKPENEKPETIAMTAPVITKEGEKIAMTAPVITKESEKIEMTSPVVTKEEGGGGGGKTKMVTMQFLLPSKYTKAEEAPRPTDERVVIREEGGRKYGVVKFSGTTSESVVSDKVKKLTSDLEKDGFKITGDFVLARYNPPWTLPPFRTNEVMIPVE, from the coding sequence ATGCTAACCACACGTTTGCCTTTAGTAACCGAAAGAACAAAACTGATAAATACTTCTTCTATGGGAATTGTTTCTGGTAAAACTTACATAATGGGTATGGTTTTTGGTAAAATCGTTGTCGAGACTCCCAAATACACGGTGACTAAATCCGGCGACGGTTACGAGATCCGTGAATATCCACCGGCGGTTGCGGCGGAGGTTACGTACGACGCGTCGGAGTTTAAAGGTGATAAAGACGGAGGCTTTCAGGTTCTGGCTAAGTACATAGGCGTATTTGGCAAACCGGAGAACGAGAAGCCGGAGACGATTGCTATGACTGCTCCGGTGATCACGAAGGAAGGTGAGAAGATTGCGATGACTGCTCCTGTGATCACCAAGGAGAGTGAGAAGATTGAGATGACTTCTCCGGTGGTGACTAAGGAGgaaggtggtggaggaggagggaaGACGAAGATGGTTACGATGCAGTTTTTGTTGCCGTCTAAGTACACGAAGGCGGAGGAGGCGCCGCGTCCGACGGATGAGAGGGTTGTGATTAGGGAGGAAGGTGGGAGGAAGTACGGTGTGGTTAAGTTCAGTGGTACGACGTCGGAGAGTGTGGTTAGTGATAAGGTGAAGAAGCTTACGAGTGATCTTGAGAAAGATGGGTTTAAGATCACAGGCGATTTCGTTCTTGCTAGGTATAATCCTCCATGGACGTTACCACCGTTCAGGACCAATGAGGTCATGATTCCCGTTGAATGA
- the LOC104782230 gene encoding heme-binding-like protein At3g10130, chloroplastic isoform X1, whose product MLTTRLPLVTERTKLINTSSMGIVSGKTYIMGMVFGKIVVETPKYTVTKSGDGYEIREYPPAVAAEVTYDASEFKGDKDGGFQVLAKYIGVFGKPENEKPETIAMTAPVITKEGEKIAMTAPVITKESEKIEMTSPVVTKEEGGGGGGKTKMVTMQFLLPSKYTKAEEAPRPTDERVVIREEGGRKYGVVKFSGTTSESVVSDKVKKLTSDLEKDGFKITGDFVLARYNPPWTLPPFRTNEVMIPVE is encoded by the exons ATGCTAACCACACGTTTGCCTTTAGTAACCGAAAGAACAAAACTGATAAATACTTCTTCTATGGGAATTGTTTCTGGTAAAACTTACATAATGGGTATGGTTTTTGGTAAAATCGTTGTCGAGACTCCCAAATACACGGTGACTAAATCCGGCGACGGTTACGAGATCCGTGAATATCCACCGGCGGTTGCGGCGGAGGTTACGTACGACGCGTCGGAG TTTAAAGGTGATAAAGACGGAGGCTTTCAGGTTCTGGCTAAGTACATAGGCGTATTTGGCAAACCGGAGAACGAGAAGCCGGAGACGATTGCTATGACTGCTCCGGTGATCACGAAGGAAGGTGAGAAGATTGCGATGACTGCTCCTGTGATCACCAAGGAGAGTGAGAAGATTGAGATGACTTCTCCGGTGGTGACTAAGGAGgaaggtggtggaggaggagggaaGACGAAGATGGTTACGATGCAGTTTTTGTTGCCGTCTAAGTACACGAAGGCGGAGGAGGCGCCGCGTCCGACGGATGAGAGGGTTGTGATTAGGGAGGAAGGTGGGAGGAAGTACGGTGTGGTTAAGTTCAGTGGTACGACGTCGGAGAGTGTGGTTAGTGATAAGGTGAAGAAGCTTACGAGTGATCTTGAGAAAGATGGGTTTAAGATCACAGGCGATTTCGTTCTTGCTAGGTATAATCCTCCATGGACGTTACCACCGTTCAGGACCAATGAGGTCATGATTCCCGTTGAATGA